The genomic region GACGCGGAGGTGGCCGAAAGGTACAGCTGGATCAACCGCGCGCTACAGGCCGGGGAGCTCGACGGTTTCGTCGACGCCCTCGCCGGGCGAATCGCCGCACTGCGTCCGGAGCAGATCGCCGCCGCGAAAGCCGCCGACGGCGCCGCGGCGACCAGCGGCAGCCTGCCGGAGGGACTCGGGGAGGAGAGCAAGGCCCTGAGCGGGGTCTACCCGGCACCGGACGCCGTCGTCGATCGCATACGAGCCGCCGTGGCGGGCGGCGCCCAGACCCGCGAGGGCGAACTCGACCTGGAGGCGTCACTGGACCGTACCGCCTGAGCCGTACGCCGCCGGGCGGGCGGCATTGCTCACAGGTCTTCGCCCCTTCACTGGTCAGTCAGGGTGTACTCGACCCGCGGCGGCACCCGTCAGCCTGTTCATCCGCACCGCCTGCTTCGCCCCTCCGGGGTCCGCGCTCAGTCCTCGGCCGCCAAGTCCCGTACGGGACTGCCGAGGACTCCGGCGGTGAAGGTCGCCAGCTTCCTGCGCATCTCCTCGCGGGCCATGCCCTTCTCGCCGGCCAGATACTCGACGAGATCGGCTCGGGTGGCAGCCAGCAGCGCATGGGCGGCGAAGTCGCTGTCGGCCAGACCGGGGATCTGCTCCAGCAGGTCGCGGAGCAGGGTCTGCCATCGCTCGTAGTGATCCGTCCGATAGGGGCTGTCCGATCCGGTGCCCTCCAGGGCCAGGGCGAGGTGCCGGTTGTCGAGCTTGAAGCACAGGACGGCGTCGAGCAGGGCCGGTACACGCTGAAGCGGCGCGGTGGCGGGCCCGAGCGGTGGCGGGCCCTCTTCGACGGCGTTCCTGACCGGTTCGAGCCGTGCGTCATACAGCGCGCGGATCAGCCCGGTCGGTCCCCGAAGGCACGGAAGAGCGTCGCCTTGCCGACGCCGGCTCGGCCGCGATGTCGGCCATGGTCACGTCCTCGGGGCTGCGGCACTGAGCGAAGAGGGTGTCGGCGGCCGCAAGGGCGGCTGCCCGGTTACGGACCGCGTCCTTGCGCGGCTTTCTCTCGGACATGTGACTTCCTCCATTTGCGATCCGGACCAGCGGTCCGTAAGCGCTCAGCCACGACGACGTCGCCGACATCGTCACGCAGGTCAGAGGCCGCCCCGTGGTCCACCGCCACCTGACATACGAACAGATGCGGGACCTCCTGGCCGCGGTGATGCCGCTGGAGTTCGCCGCGATGCTCGCCGGCATGGACCGCGCCATCGCCGAGGGAGCCGAGGACCGTACGACCGATACCGTCCAGCGCCTCACCGGCCGCCCACCGCGCAGTTTCCGGCTGGTCGCCGAACGGGAGCTGGCACGCGACGGATGACGGGCACTGGTGTGGGCGCAGGGAGCCGCCCGGCACCTACGACACCCAGTGAGAAGACGTCGTGCGGTGTGACCCGGCGGCGGCCCCGCCGGCTATGCCACGGGGCCGAGGTCTCCTTCGAGTACGGTCCGGATGATATGAGGCCGGTCCCAGAGGGCAAGCAGCTCATTGGCGATGGCCACGATGGACAAAGCGTCCTGGTCACCGTGAACCATGACGGCGGCGGCCGACAGGCAGCGGGGGACGGCTCCGGCATCGAGGAGGACTCGCCATTCCCGGTGACCGAGTTCCAGGAACTCCAGTCCGGTGAGCTCGGCGATCTCCAGAGGGTCGGCGAGTGTGCCGGGGTAGGCGGTGAGGGTCCGCAGCCGCGGCAGCCCGGTCAAGGGCGCAAGACTGAGCGGCGGACCGTCCCATACACCGATGGACAGAACCTCCAGGCCGGGGTGGACGGCGGCCTCGATGCTCCGCGTGCTGGATGCGTTGACCCAAGCCGCGGCGGGTGGCCGCCGAACCTCCTCGCTACCGGGCTCCGCGCTGGGCCGGTCCAGGACCAGGTCGGTGAGGGAGTCCGCGACGAGTCCGGCACCGACGCTCTCCTCGTGGGAGAGGATGATGATCTGTCCGGTGTGTCCGCGGGGGCCGGGAGTCAGATCGACGGCCAGCCGGTCACCGCCTCCGTTGTCCCCGAACACGATCCAGCCCGGCGAGCCGACCAGCCCCTGCACTGCGGCGTCGGGCCGGATGTCGACCGCATCCATCGCCGCGAACTCCCAGGGGCTGTAGCGGGTCGCCGCCTCGGCGACGTACAGGTCGTCCAAGCCGAAGAGTTCGCAGCGGACCGCCTCGGAATGGCGGCGCGCAGCCTCGTAGTCGCCGCGCCAGTCCTCCCAGTCGGCCCGTGTCACCCGGTAGAGCACTTTGAGTTCGTCGGGCAGGGCGATGCCCAGGCGCGATTCCGCCGCGGCGATCTCGGCTTCCGTGGCGCCGACGGCGCCGGGCAGGCGTTCGCGGAGCGTCCGCTCCAGCAGCACGGGGTCCACCGACGGCGCCGGCACCGCTCCCGGTACCGGATCGGGAAGGCGATGCCAGGGCTCGGGACGCGAGCCCTCGACGAGAACGAGCGCCCCGGGATGCGGACCGATGCCCGGCTCCACGGCCGGGCCGGGTTCGAGCAGGTGAAGCAGAGTCCTCCCCGACGGCTCGATCTCCACCGCGAAGGAAACGGCGTCGACGCCGTCCTTCGCCAGAGCGCTGCGCACCCGCTCCACGGCATCGTGCTCGTCGCGAATGTCCTCCAGCTGGGCAGCGCGGCCAAGGGGCGGCAACCGTCGTTTCAGGGGCACGCTCCATCCACTCTGGCCGATACGGCCCGCCACACGACCGCCCGGGGCCGCGAGTTGCTCCGCGTGTTCCGCCCGCAGCAGCCGCAGTACGGGCTCCCAGGTCACGAAGTCGTGAACCGAAGGAGTGGGGTTCCGTTGATCATCCATGCGAAGACCGTACGCGGGGCCGCTGACACCCGATCCCGTCGGTCCTTCGTGGGCGACCTCCCCCGTCACACCCGTCATGTGCCCGAGCGTTCTCGATGCCGCGTCAGACAACGTTCGCCGCGGTGAGGCCCGCGCGATGACCTTTGTGATACTTTCGGCGTCGCCGTGCAGCACTGCGCATTCGAGGAGGTGAGACCGATCAACACTGTGACACGTCGGGTCTCCCTCCTTTGCATGGTTTAGGGAGCGCCCGCACAAGGCATCCCGAAAGGCTTGAAACGCTGATGCGCTTCACCTCCCAGACGTCGTCGGACGGCGTCACCGAACAGTTCTTCACTCTCGACGAGATCCCCGGCGTGCTGTGGACACCGAAAGACGCCCGCGGCACGCGTCCCCTGATCCTGCTGGGCCACGGCGGCAGGCAGCACAAGACGGCCCCCGGCAACGTGTCCCGCGCGCGTCGTTACGCCGCCGAAGGCTTCGCGGTCGTCGCGATCGACGCGCCCAACCACGGCGACCGCCCCGAGGACGAGGAGTTCGGCCGGATCGCGGCCGAGATGCGGGCCGGCATGGCAGCCGGTGAGAACCCGGGCGCGCTGGTC from Streptomyces sp. NBC_00190 harbors:
- a CDS encoding SMI1/KNR4 family protein, producing the protein MDDQRNPTPSVHDFVTWEPVLRLLRAEHAEQLAAPGGRVAGRIGQSGWSVPLKRRLPPLGRAAQLEDIRDEHDAVERVRSALAKDGVDAVSFAVEIEPSGRTLLHLLEPGPAVEPGIGPHPGALVLVEGSRPEPWHRLPDPVPGAVPAPSVDPVLLERTLRERLPGAVGATEAEIAAAESRLGIALPDELKVLYRVTRADWEDWRGDYEAARRHSEAVRCELFGLDDLYVAEAATRYSPWEFAAMDAVDIRPDAAVQGLVGSPGWIVFGDNGGGDRLAVDLTPGPRGHTGQIIILSHEESVGAGLVADSLTDLVLDRPSAEPGSEEVRRPPAAAWVNASSTRSIEAAVHPGLEVLSIGVWDGPPLSLAPLTGLPRLRTLTAYPGTLADPLEIAELTGLEFLELGHREWRVLLDAGAVPRCLSAAAVMVHGDQDALSIVAIANELLALWDRPHIIRTVLEGDLGPVA